The Candidatus Methanoperedens sp. nucleotide sequence CTGGAGAATCGTCCTTGGATTAATTACTCCCATGAATAATTCATCCGGAGTAATGGGATAAAGTATGAAAACAACTGCAAGAAATCGAACGCCGCTTAAGATTTCATCATTTGTAAGATTGGTAGCAAATGAATGAAGGGGGGCTTTTTCTGCAAGCAAAAGTGTAATAATTACAGCTCCCGCGATTGCCGGGATATAGAATTCATAAGTTATTAAGACGCCAAGGAGGAACGTACAATATAATGCAATCGGGCCTGTTATCCCGGGCATTTTCAATATTACATTTTTTATGTAAATGTATATTGCAGATATTATCGCAAAAAATGCAAGGGAAATTAGTAGGATTCCAGGAACCGTTTTCAAAGCCAGGTAGGAAGAAACCATTCCAGCGATGCAGGCAATAGAAAATGAACGAATCCCTGCAATCAGTTCCATTGTTTCAGGGCGCTTGTGTTCTCTTTCAATACCGATGAGGATCCCGATAAGCATAGCCAGCGCTAATTTTAGGAAAAAATCGAAATTGACGTCCATATTGCCGAATGACGGCGATACCAGGTCGATCAATGATAATCAATTATTAATAATTTTCAAAATACTTAGGTTCTTTCATCTGGTTCGATATTTTCTTACAGCAAGAAATAAATATATATAAAACTGATAATAATGGCACAATTCAAGAATCCAGTGATTTTCTAAATTCTCATGAAGAGAAGGAAACAATCTGGTAGCAATCAATCTCCATAAATCGCCTACGCATGATAACAAGACATTCTTTGAAGTGAGAGATGAAAATAGTTAAAAATTTCAGCTTTGTGATGCTTTAGATTCTATATAAACCGATAGGCATAGCTACGATGATATGAAAGTTACGAAAATACATTTAAATAATTTATAAAAGGTATAAAAGCAATAAATCGCTCTACAAGCGTTCGTTTTTGCTCAATGAACATTCCTGCCCTCTTCATTGAAGTAAGTTGGATCTGGTTAATAATACCCACATCAGCTAACCTTTAAATGCATTGGAATTGTCATGCCAGCACCAACAGGTTCGGGTGACTGGAGGATTCCCTGGACGCCGAAGCCAAACTCTGGCTCGAAGACCTGGAAGAGATATACCATAAACTGCGGCCACCCTAGCAGGTCAGGTGCAGTACCGCGTTAGTCTTGCCTCTGGCCTTCTCCAGCTCTCGACATGCTTCTTCTGTCTTCATGATAATCAAAGTTACACCCCGGTTCTCCGCCTCCGCTTTCACCTCATCCAGCACCGGGAGTGCACCCGATTCTCCTGTGCCTATGATGAGCGTTTTGCAGTCCCATGGAATATTCTCGGCGAGGGACAGAGGGGTGTGGCCGTACTTTTCTTTCAAATGCTTCGAAAGCTTCTTTCTCCTCTTCTCCACCCGGCCACCGCGAACCACGA carries:
- a CDS encoding MTH938/NDUFAF3 family protein, with protein sequence MEVKVKYLGFGSVEIDGERYEYDVVVRGGRVEKRRKKLSKHLKEKYGHTPLSLAENIPWDCKTLIIGTGESGALPVLDEVKAEAENRGVTLIIMKTEEACRELEKARGKTNAVLHLTC
- a CDS encoding MgtC/SapB family protein gives rise to the protein MIDLVSPSFGNMDVNFDFFLKLALAMLIGILIGIEREHKRPETMELIAGIRSFSIACIAGMVSSYLALKTVPGILLISLAFFAIISAIYIYIKNVILKMPGITGPIALYCTFLLGVLITYEFYIPAIAGAVIITLLLAEKAPLHSFATNLTNDEILSGVRFLAVVFILYPITPDELFMGVINPRTILQIVIIVATISFISFVIMKEIGTKRGLPVSGMLGGLVNSQATTGALAAMAKKRTELIESSYLG